Proteins encoded in a region of the Anopheles aquasalis chromosome 2, idAnoAquaMG_Q_19, whole genome shotgun sequence genome:
- the LOC126573483 gene encoding zinc finger protein weckle-like produces MKLNWRNWCRLCAEEKADYVLDSIEDISPLYRHLQLSLYEIKDLKIRICETCYEFVQKLDPFKHRFEQTNGLFTYLANYSKMKLDNLDINEIRARYLGDLFDDDAPEMLLPHSDLEDKGLVNASSLDEIELIEHIADDEPMDEAAHTSIEITKDDGMQGSFLNDEEQWVSVVGEQNITPSPSENNRSNEADYIDPESTAEEDKPPRKTRAQTVKKKKIHHPKAAGKTAKQKSKGAPDLIEYEEGPSFEITAGGSVHEILECKKCFEKFYNKLSLEKHISVHITQNENGTYSCDFCDKTFVKLSSTKLHILANHQDFRTYVCEECGKSFATRSALKEHLIIHSDEQPFQCAYCPRRLKNLGRLKAHEDTHNETVYVCPHCGLKLNTRRTLNMHLVVHSDKKRFKCQYCGNEFKRGKALKAHLILHTGLRPYACPFCDKTFTNGSNCRNHKKKFHPKELAELEASGGQLPTANIPKLQQLQPKTLNNDSKGSLVLNYQGKELIIMKGDDTHGPDAESTDSIITPIPVELEVNIDGSFGQYKIEVQE; encoded by the exons ATGAAGCTTAATTGGAGAAATTGGTGCCGGCTTTGTGCGGAGGAGAAGGCCGACTATGTCCTGGACTCGATCGAAGATATCAGCCCTCTCTACCGGCATTTGCAGCTGTCT CTCTACGAAATTAAGGATTTAAAGATACGAATATGCGAAACATGCTACGAGTTCGTGCAAAAACTGGATCCTTTTAAGCATCGCTTCGAGCAAACCAACGGACTGTTTACGTATCTTGCCAACTACAGCAAAATGAAGCTGGACAACCTGGACATCAACGAGATACGGGCTCGCTATCTGGGCGATTTGTTCGATGACGATGCAcccgagatgctgctgccacattcGGATCTGGAAGATAAGGGTCTGGTAAATGCGAGTTCTCTGGATGAAATCGAACTCATTGAGCATATCGCTG ATGATGAACCAATGGATGAAGCTGCGCATACGAGTATCGAGATAACAAAAGATGACGGAATGCAGGGCAGTTTCTTAAATGACGAAGAACAATGGGTCAGTGTTGTTGGAGAACAGAACATTACACCTTCCCCTTCCGAGAACAATCGCTCCAATGAAGCGGATTACATCGATCCGGAAAGTACTGCGGAAGAAGACAAACCACCTCGCAAAACAAGAGCGCAAactgtgaagaagaaaaagatacACCATCCCAAAGCTGCGGGGAAAACGGCCAAACAAAAATCGAAGGGAGCACCTGATCTTATTGAATACGAGGAAGGGCCATCGTTCGAGATAACGGCGGGCGGCAGTGTACATGAAATATTGGAGTGTAAGAAATGTTTCGAAAAGTTTTACAACAAACTATCGCTGGAAAAACACATCAGTGTACACATAACGCAGAATGAAAACGGGACATATTCATGCGATTTTTGTGACAAAAC TTTCGTGAAACTATCCAGCACAAAACTGCACATTCTAGCGAACCATCAGGACTTCAGGACGTACGTCTGTGAGGAATGTGGCAAATCGTTCGCTACGAGAAGTGCCTTGAAGGAGCATCTCATAATTCACAGCGATGAGCAACCGTTCCAGTGTGCGTATTGTCCCAGACGGCTTAAGAACTTGGGTCGTTTAAAG GCTCACGAGGACACCCACAATGAGACGGTCTATGTGTGTCCGCATTGTGGTCTGAAGCTGAACACGAGACGAACGCTAAACATGCATCTGGTTGTGCACTCGGATAAGAAGAGATTCAAGTGCCAGTACTGTGGCAACGAATTCAAACGGGGCAAGGCACTAAAGGCCCATCTGATACTGCACACCGGTCTGCGGCCGTACGCCTGTCCGTTTTGTGATAAAACCTTTACCAACGGTTCCAACTGCCGGAATCACAAGAAAAAGTTTCATCCGAAGGAACTGGCAGAGCTGGAAGCATCGGGAGGACAGCTTCCTACTGCCAACATTCCGAAGCTGCAGCAGTTGCAACCAAA GACTTTAAATAATGACAGCAAAGGATCGTTGGTACTAAATTATCAGGGCAAGGAGTTGATAATAATGAAAGGCGATGATACTCATGGCCCCGATGCGGAAAGTACTGATAGCATAATTACTCCTATTCCGGTTGAGTTGGAAGTGAACATTGATGGTTCGTTCGGGCAATACAAGATAGAAGTGCAAGAGTAA